A DNA window from Brassica napus cultivar Da-Ae chromosome C1, Da-Ae, whole genome shotgun sequence contains the following coding sequences:
- the LOC106373672 gene encoding uncharacterized protein LOC106373672, with the protein MYLPPVAYWLSKEEKKRFCKRLSEFKGPDGYCANIANCVSLDPPLIGGLKFHAHHVLLQNLLPVALRGFLPKGPRTAVTRLCNFFSRLCQRVIDPEKLITMESELVETMCQMERFFSPSHFDIMFHLPIHLAREARLGGPYMKTLKSYVKNFARPEACMAEGYLAAECIAFCLEFLKTSVPVLESANRNEDVDLDEHILEGRPIHKAAEVTLSDKELDIAHRYVLMNTAVVNPYVEMHLEDLQDKDWLKEKIPINSKEHSTKLRWLAFGPRHNAQNYNGYSINGHRFHTECLKRKTQNSGVAYEAFSMCRSSVKDTNHVSDVVSYFGVIQEIILLDYHMFQVPLFKCKWANKGNVLKEEDGFMLVNFSVNQAAFLQYPYIMPSQVKQVFYSKENDSSNWSVVMRAPPRGYHELETEEEFVVAPISIEDNDDLGNESSDDDSFCVRADCDGVLVLE; encoded by the exons ATGTATTTACCCCCAGTTGCTTATTGGCTaagcaaggaagagaagaagagattctGCAAGAGATTATCTGAATTCAAAGGACCAGATGGCTACTGTGCGAACATTGCAAACTGTGTCTCACTTGATCCTCCTCTGATTGGTGGTCTGAAGTTTCATGCTCATCATGTTCTTCTGCAGAACTTGTTACCAGTTGCATTGAGAGGGTTCCTGCCAAAAGGACCTAGGACTGCAGTTACTAGATTATGCAACTTCTTCAGTAGACTATGTCAGCGTGTAATTGACCCAGAGAAGCTAATAACAATGGAGTCTGAGCTTGTGGAGACAATGTGCCAAATGGAGAGGTTTTTTTCTCCATCTCATTTTGATATAATGTTCCATCTCCCTATACATCTAGCTAGAGAAGCTCGTTTGGGTGGCCCG TACATGAAAACACTGAAATCGTATGTTAAGAACTTCGCAAGGCCAGAAGCATGTATGGCAGAGGGTTACTTGGCAGCTGAATGTATTGCTTTTTGCTTGGAGTTTCTCAAAACATCTGTACCAGTTCTAGAGTCTGCAAATCGTAATGAAGATGTTGATTTGGATGAGCATATACTTGAAGGGCGCCCAATTCATAAGGCTGCAGAAGTTACACTATCTGATAAAGAGCTTGACATTGCTCACAGATATGTGTTAATGAACACGGCAGTTGTAAATCCATATGTCGa aaTGCATCTTGAAGATTTACAAGATAAGGAC TGGCTAAAAGAAAAG aTCCCTATTAATTCAAAAGAGCATTCGACCAAGCTAAGATGGTTAGCATTTGGTCCAAGACATAATGCTCAAAACTATAATGGCTATAGCATCAATGGACATCGTTTTCACACCGAATGCTTAAAGCGGAAGACTCAGAACAGTGGAGTAGCATATGAAGCTTTTTCTATGTGTAGATCAAGTGTGAAAGATACCAATCACGTGTCAGATGTAGTTTCCTACTTTGGAGTGATACAAGAGATAATATTGTTGGACTACCACATGTTCCAGGTTCCATTATTCAAGTGTAAGTGGGCCAACAAAGGGAATGTTCTCAAGGAAGAAGATGGCTTTATGCTTGTGAACTTCAGCGTTAACCAAGCAGCATTTCTCCAATATCCATACATTATGCCTTCTCAAGTAAAACAAGTGTTTTACTCCAAAGAAAATGACTCATCAAATTGGAGTGTTGTTATGAGGGCACCGCCAAGAGGGTATCATGAGTTAGAAACCGAAGAAGAGTTCGTAGTTGCGCCAATATCCATCGAAGACAATGATGATTTGGGGAATGAATCTTCTGATGATGATAGTTTCTGCGTTAGGGCTGATTGTGATGGGGTCCTAGTACTTGAATAA